Proteins encoded together in one Mauremys reevesii isolate NIE-2019 linkage group 11, ASM1616193v1, whole genome shotgun sequence window:
- the UPP2 gene encoding uridine phosphorylase 2 isoform X3, translating into MILMHGMGVPSISIMLHELIKLLHHAKCRDVTIIRIGTSGGLGIDPGTVVITDIAVDSFFKAQFEQVILDNIVVRSTELDKDLVEELLNCSKEIHDFPTLIGHTMCTYDFYEGQGRLDGALCSFSNEKKLEYLKRAYDAGVRNIEMESTVFAAICGLCGLKAAVVCVALLNRLEGDQIKAPHEVLVEYQRRPQHLISIFIKKCLGLYNQMELLCIFPE; encoded by the exons ATGATTCTGATG CACGGGATGGGTGTTCCTTCCATTTCTATTATGCTTCATGAACTAATCAAGTTACTACACCATGCAAAATGCCGTGATGTTACTATTATACGCATCGGTACTTCTGGGGGCTTAG GCATTGACCCTGGAACTGTTGTAATAACAGACATTGCAGTGGATTCATTTTTTAAGGCTCAGTTTGAGCAGGTGATACTGGATAATATAGTTGTACGAAGCACTGAACTTGATAAGGACCTTGTTGAGGAGCTACTGAACTGCAGCAAAGAGATTCATGACTTTCCAACACTTATTGGGCATACTATGTGCACCTATGATTTTTATGAAG GTCAAGGACGATTAGATGGAGCATTGTGTTCTTTTTCCAATGAAAAGAAGTTGGAGTACTTAAAGAGAGCTTATGATGCTGGTGTTAGAAATATTGAAATGGAGTCAACTGTATTTGCTGCTATATGTGGACTTTGTGGTCTAAAAG CTGCTGTTGTCTGTGTGGCACTCCTTAACCGACTTGAAGGTGACCAGATTAAGGCACCCCATGAAGTTCTAGTAGAATATCAGCGACGGCCTCAGCATCTGATCTCAATTTTTATCAAAAAGTGTCTTGGGTTATATAACCAAATGGAATTACTATGCATTTTTCCTGAATAA
- the UPP2 gene encoding uridine phosphorylase 2 isoform X2, which yields MKAFAQFMHKELGLEGDGKDLKDICAGTDRYSMYKAGPVLSISHGMGVPSISIMLHELIKLLHHAKCRDVTIIRIGTSGGLGIDPGTVVITDIAVDSFFKAQFEQVILDNIVVRSTELDKDLVEELLNCSKEIHDFPTLIGHTMCTYDFYEGQGRLDGALCSFSNEKKLEYLKRAYDAGVRNIEMESTVFAAICGLCGLKAAVVCVALLNRLEGDQIKAPHEVLVEYQRRPQHLISIFIKKCLGLYNQMELLCIFPE from the exons ATGAAAGCTTTTGCTCAGTTCATGCACAAAGAACTTGGACTTGAAGGAGATGGGAAAGACTTGAAAGATATTTGTGCTGGGACAGATCGGTATTCTATGTACAAGGCTGGACCAGTGCTCTCCATCAGT CACGGGATGGGTGTTCCTTCCATTTCTATTATGCTTCATGAACTAATCAAGTTACTACACCATGCAAAATGCCGTGATGTTACTATTATACGCATCGGTACTTCTGGGGGCTTAG GCATTGACCCTGGAACTGTTGTAATAACAGACATTGCAGTGGATTCATTTTTTAAGGCTCAGTTTGAGCAGGTGATACTGGATAATATAGTTGTACGAAGCACTGAACTTGATAAGGACCTTGTTGAGGAGCTACTGAACTGCAGCAAAGAGATTCATGACTTTCCAACACTTATTGGGCATACTATGTGCACCTATGATTTTTATGAAG GTCAAGGACGATTAGATGGAGCATTGTGTTCTTTTTCCAATGAAAAGAAGTTGGAGTACTTAAAGAGAGCTTATGATGCTGGTGTTAGAAATATTGAAATGGAGTCAACTGTATTTGCTGCTATATGTGGACTTTGTGGTCTAAAAG CTGCTGTTGTCTGTGTGGCACTCCTTAACCGACTTGAAGGTGACCAGATTAAGGCACCCCATGAAGTTCTAGTAGAATATCAGCGACGGCCTCAGCATCTGATCTCAATTTTTATCAAAAAGTGTCTTGGGTTATATAACCAAATGGAATTACTATGCATTTTTCCTGAATAA
- the UPP2 gene encoding uridine phosphorylase 2 isoform X1: MTERKGYAGNGLVHVKNPHLDSMDEDVLYHFNLGTKTHNLPVMFGDVKFVCVGGSPNRMKAFAQFMHKELGLEGDGKDLKDICAGTDRYSMYKAGPVLSISHGMGVPSISIMLHELIKLLHHAKCRDVTIIRIGTSGGLGIDPGTVVITDIAVDSFFKAQFEQVILDNIVVRSTELDKDLVEELLNCSKEIHDFPTLIGHTMCTYDFYEGQGRLDGALCSFSNEKKLEYLKRAYDAGVRNIEMESTVFAAICGLCGLKAAVVCVALLNRLEGDQIKAPHEVLVEYQRRPQHLISIFIKKCLGLYNQMELLCIFPE; this comes from the exons ATGACTGAAAGGAAAGGTTATGCTGG AAATGGGCTTGTTCATGTTAAAAACCCTCATTTGGATTCAATGGACGAAGATGTTCTTTATCACTTCAATTTAGGAACTAAAACACACAACCTACCAGTGATGTTTGGTGACGTAAAg TTTGTCTGCGTTGGTGGCAGCCCTAACAGAATGAAAGCTTTTGCTCAGTTCATGCACAAAGAACTTGGACTTGAAGGAGATGGGAAAGACTTGAAAGATATTTGTGCTGGGACAGATCGGTATTCTATGTACAAGGCTGGACCAGTGCTCTCCATCAGT CACGGGATGGGTGTTCCTTCCATTTCTATTATGCTTCATGAACTAATCAAGTTACTACACCATGCAAAATGCCGTGATGTTACTATTATACGCATCGGTACTTCTGGGGGCTTAG GCATTGACCCTGGAACTGTTGTAATAACAGACATTGCAGTGGATTCATTTTTTAAGGCTCAGTTTGAGCAGGTGATACTGGATAATATAGTTGTACGAAGCACTGAACTTGATAAGGACCTTGTTGAGGAGCTACTGAACTGCAGCAAAGAGATTCATGACTTTCCAACACTTATTGGGCATACTATGTGCACCTATGATTTTTATGAAG GTCAAGGACGATTAGATGGAGCATTGTGTTCTTTTTCCAATGAAAAGAAGTTGGAGTACTTAAAGAGAGCTTATGATGCTGGTGTTAGAAATATTGAAATGGAGTCAACTGTATTTGCTGCTATATGTGGACTTTGTGGTCTAAAAG CTGCTGTTGTCTGTGTGGCACTCCTTAACCGACTTGAAGGTGACCAGATTAAGGCACCCCATGAAGTTCTAGTAGAATATCAGCGACGGCCTCAGCATCTGATCTCAATTTTTATCAAAAAGTGTCTTGGGTTATATAACCAAATGGAATTACTATGCATTTTTCCTGAATAA